From Tripterygium wilfordii isolate XIE 37 chromosome 16, ASM1340144v1, whole genome shotgun sequence, one genomic window encodes:
- the LOC119980492 gene encoding serine carboxypeptidase-like 49 isoform X3 — MKMETLTLVSLVLLPLLLCSSLSSANLIDDLQLARPNFPKVKAEKMIRELNLSPKEDVNVIEGRDSVEEPRIVERRFRFPNLTESAVSVEDLGHHAGYYKVAHSHDARLFYFFFESRNSKKDPVVIWLTGGPGCSSELAMFYENGPFTIADNMSLLWNEYGWDQASNLLYVDQPTGTGFSYSSDRHDIRHNEDGVSNDLYDFLQAFFEEHPQLQDNDFYITGESYAGHYIPAFAARVHRGNKAKEGIHINLKGFAIGNGLTDPAIQYKAYTDYALEMGIIKKSDYDRINKVIPVCEMAVKLCGTDGTVSCVASYYVCDAIFNSIMALNGGTNYYDIRKKCEGSLCYDFSNLEKFLGQKSVRDALGVPADLDFVSCSPTVYEAMLVDWMRNLEVGIPALLEDGIKLLVYAGEYDLICNWLGNSRWVHAMEWSGQKEFVASPEVAFTVDGSEAGVLRSYGSMMQVTWFPWTSQRLH, encoded by the exons ATGAAGATGGAGACACTGACTTTGGTCTCTCTGGTTCTTCTGCCACTTCTCCTCTGTTCTTCTCTGTCGAGCGCGAACCTGATCGACGATCTTCAACTCGCGAGGCCGAATTTCCCGAAGGTGAAAGCGGAGAAGATGATTAGGGAGCTGAATTTGTCCCCAAAAGAGGATGTGAATGTGATAGAAGGCCGCGATTCTGTAGAAGAACCGAGGATCGTAGAGAGGCGATTCAGGTTTCCTAATTTGACTGAGAGTGCGGTGTCTGTGGAGGATTTGGGGCATCACGCTGGGTATTACAAGGTTGCGCACTCGCATGATGCTAG GTTGTTTTACTTCTTCTTCGAATCACGCAACAGCAAGAAGGATCCTGTTGTAATCTGGTTAACTGGAGGGCCAGGATGCAGTAGTGAATTGGCTATGTTTTATGAAAATGGTCCCTTCACTATTGCAGATAATATGTCTCTTCTATGGAATGAGTATGGCTGGGACCag GCATCAAACCTTCTATATGTTGACCAGCCTACTGGAACTGGCTTTAGTTATAGTTCTGATAGGCACGACATTCGTCACAATGAAGATGGAGTTAGCAATGATTTATATGACTTTCTACAG GCCTTCTTTGAGGAGCATCCTCAACTTCAAGACAATGATTTCTACATTACTGGAGAATCGTATGCTGGGCATTATATTCCTGCTTTTGCTGCTCGAGTCCACAGAGGAAACAAAGCTAAAGAAGGAATCCATATAAACCTGAAA GGATTTGCCATTGGTAATGGGCTTACTGATCCTGCAATTCAGTATAAAGCATACACAGATTATGCATTGGAGATGGGCATAATTAAGAAGTCCGATTACGACCGTATCAACAAAGTCATTCCAGTTTGTGAAATGGCAGTAAAGCTTTGTG GCACTGATGGTACAGTCTCCTGTGTGGCTTCATATTATGTTTGCGATGCCATATTCAATAGCATCATGGCACTTAATGGTGGTACAAAT TACTATGACATTCGAAAGAAATGCGAGGGGAGCCTTTGCTATGACTTCTCAAACTTGGAGAAATTTCTGGGTCAGAAATCTGTTAGGGATGCACTTGGTGTTCCTGCAGACTTAGACTTTGTCTCTTGTAGTCCAACAGTGTATGAGGCGATGCTTGTTGACTGGATGAGGAATCTTGAGGTGGGCATTCCTGCTCTTCTTGAGGATGGAATCAAGCTGCTTGTATATGCTGGAGAATATGATCTCATCTGCAACTGGCTTG GTAATTCAAGATGGGTTCATGCCATGGAGTGGTCTGGTCAGAAAGAGTTTGTGGCATCTCCTGAAGTTGCTTTCACAGTTGATGGTTCAGAAGCTGGGGTACTCAGGAGCTATGG GTCCATGATGCAGGTCACATGGTTCCCATGGACCAGCCAAAGGCTGCATTAG
- the LOC119980492 gene encoding serine carboxypeptidase-like isoform X1, giving the protein MKMETLTLVSLVLLPLLLCSSLSSANLIDDLQLARPNFPKVKAEKMIRELNLSPKEDVNVIEGRDSVEEPRIVERRFRFPNLTESAVSVEDLGHHAGYYKVAHSHDARLFYFFFESRNSKKDPVVIWLTGGPGCSSELAMFYENGPFTIADNMSLLWNEYGWDQASNLLYVDQPTGTGFSYSSDRHDIRHNEDGVSNDLYDFLQAFFEEHPQLQDNDFYITGESYAGHYIPAFAARVHRGNKAKEGIHINLKGFAIGNGLTDPAIQYKAYTDYALEMGIIKKSDYDRINKVIPVCEMAVKLCGTDGTVSCVASYYVCDAIFNSIMALNGGTNYYDIRKKCEGSLCYDFSNLEKFLGQKSVRDALGVPADLDFVSCSPTVYEAMLVDWMRNLEVGIPALLEDGIKLLVYAGEYDLICNWLGNSRWVHAMEWSGQKEFVASPEVAFTVDGSEAGVLRSYGSLAFLKVHDAGHMVPMDQPKAALEMLERWIKGTLSEPAADPERLAADM; this is encoded by the exons ATGAAGATGGAGACACTGACTTTGGTCTCTCTGGTTCTTCTGCCACTTCTCCTCTGTTCTTCTCTGTCGAGCGCGAACCTGATCGACGATCTTCAACTCGCGAGGCCGAATTTCCCGAAGGTGAAAGCGGAGAAGATGATTAGGGAGCTGAATTTGTCCCCAAAAGAGGATGTGAATGTGATAGAAGGCCGCGATTCTGTAGAAGAACCGAGGATCGTAGAGAGGCGATTCAGGTTTCCTAATTTGACTGAGAGTGCGGTGTCTGTGGAGGATTTGGGGCATCACGCTGGGTATTACAAGGTTGCGCACTCGCATGATGCTAG GTTGTTTTACTTCTTCTTCGAATCACGCAACAGCAAGAAGGATCCTGTTGTAATCTGGTTAACTGGAGGGCCAGGATGCAGTAGTGAATTGGCTATGTTTTATGAAAATGGTCCCTTCACTATTGCAGATAATATGTCTCTTCTATGGAATGAGTATGGCTGGGACCag GCATCAAACCTTCTATATGTTGACCAGCCTACTGGAACTGGCTTTAGTTATAGTTCTGATAGGCACGACATTCGTCACAATGAAGATGGAGTTAGCAATGATTTATATGACTTTCTACAG GCCTTCTTTGAGGAGCATCCTCAACTTCAAGACAATGATTTCTACATTACTGGAGAATCGTATGCTGGGCATTATATTCCTGCTTTTGCTGCTCGAGTCCACAGAGGAAACAAAGCTAAAGAAGGAATCCATATAAACCTGAAA GGATTTGCCATTGGTAATGGGCTTACTGATCCTGCAATTCAGTATAAAGCATACACAGATTATGCATTGGAGATGGGCATAATTAAGAAGTCCGATTACGACCGTATCAACAAAGTCATTCCAGTTTGTGAAATGGCAGTAAAGCTTTGTG GCACTGATGGTACAGTCTCCTGTGTGGCTTCATATTATGTTTGCGATGCCATATTCAATAGCATCATGGCACTTAATGGTGGTACAAAT TACTATGACATTCGAAAGAAATGCGAGGGGAGCCTTTGCTATGACTTCTCAAACTTGGAGAAATTTCTGGGTCAGAAATCTGTTAGGGATGCACTTGGTGTTCCTGCAGACTTAGACTTTGTCTCTTGTAGTCCAACAGTGTATGAGGCGATGCTTGTTGACTGGATGAGGAATCTTGAGGTGGGCATTCCTGCTCTTCTTGAGGATGGAATCAAGCTGCTTGTATATGCTGGAGAATATGATCTCATCTGCAACTGGCTTG GTAATTCAAGATGGGTTCATGCCATGGAGTGGTCTGGTCAGAAAGAGTTTGTGGCATCTCCTGAAGTTGCTTTCACAGTTGATGGTTCAGAAGCTGGGGTACTCAGGAGCTATGGGTCTCTTGCTTTCCTTAAg GTCCATGATGCAGGTCACATGGTTCCCATGGACCAGCCAAAGGCTGCATTAGAGATGCTGGAGAGGTGGATTAAGGGCACACTGTCTGAACCTGCTGCCGATCCGGAAAGATTGGCTGCAGACATGTGA
- the LOC119980492 gene encoding serine carboxypeptidase-like isoform X2, producing MKMETLTLVSLVLLPLLLCSSLSSANLIDDLQLARPNFPKVKAEKMIRELNLSPKEDVNVIEGRDSVEEPRIVERRFRFPNLTESAVSVEDLGHHAGYYKVAHSHDARLFYFFFESRNSKKDPVVIWLTGGPGCSSELAMFYENGPFTIADNMSLLWNEYGWDQASNLLYVDQPTGTGFSYSSDRHDIRHNEDGVSNDLYDFLQAFFEEHPQLQDNDFYITGESYAGHYIPAFAARVHRGNKAKEGIHINLKYKAYTDYALEMGIIKKSDYDRINKVIPVCEMAVKLCGTDGTVSCVASYYVCDAIFNSIMALNGGTNYYDIRKKCEGSLCYDFSNLEKFLGQKSVRDALGVPADLDFVSCSPTVYEAMLVDWMRNLEVGIPALLEDGIKLLVYAGEYDLICNWLGNSRWVHAMEWSGQKEFVASPEVAFTVDGSEAGVLRSYGSLAFLKVHDAGHMVPMDQPKAALEMLERWIKGTLSEPAADPERLAADM from the exons ATGAAGATGGAGACACTGACTTTGGTCTCTCTGGTTCTTCTGCCACTTCTCCTCTGTTCTTCTCTGTCGAGCGCGAACCTGATCGACGATCTTCAACTCGCGAGGCCGAATTTCCCGAAGGTGAAAGCGGAGAAGATGATTAGGGAGCTGAATTTGTCCCCAAAAGAGGATGTGAATGTGATAGAAGGCCGCGATTCTGTAGAAGAACCGAGGATCGTAGAGAGGCGATTCAGGTTTCCTAATTTGACTGAGAGTGCGGTGTCTGTGGAGGATTTGGGGCATCACGCTGGGTATTACAAGGTTGCGCACTCGCATGATGCTAG GTTGTTTTACTTCTTCTTCGAATCACGCAACAGCAAGAAGGATCCTGTTGTAATCTGGTTAACTGGAGGGCCAGGATGCAGTAGTGAATTGGCTATGTTTTATGAAAATGGTCCCTTCACTATTGCAGATAATATGTCTCTTCTATGGAATGAGTATGGCTGGGACCag GCATCAAACCTTCTATATGTTGACCAGCCTACTGGAACTGGCTTTAGTTATAGTTCTGATAGGCACGACATTCGTCACAATGAAGATGGAGTTAGCAATGATTTATATGACTTTCTACAG GCCTTCTTTGAGGAGCATCCTCAACTTCAAGACAATGATTTCTACATTACTGGAGAATCGTATGCTGGGCATTATATTCCTGCTTTTGCTGCTCGAGTCCACAGAGGAAACAAAGCTAAAGAAGGAATCCATATAAACCTGAAA TATAAAGCATACACAGATTATGCATTGGAGATGGGCATAATTAAGAAGTCCGATTACGACCGTATCAACAAAGTCATTCCAGTTTGTGAAATGGCAGTAAAGCTTTGTG GCACTGATGGTACAGTCTCCTGTGTGGCTTCATATTATGTTTGCGATGCCATATTCAATAGCATCATGGCACTTAATGGTGGTACAAAT TACTATGACATTCGAAAGAAATGCGAGGGGAGCCTTTGCTATGACTTCTCAAACTTGGAGAAATTTCTGGGTCAGAAATCTGTTAGGGATGCACTTGGTGTTCCTGCAGACTTAGACTTTGTCTCTTGTAGTCCAACAGTGTATGAGGCGATGCTTGTTGACTGGATGAGGAATCTTGAGGTGGGCATTCCTGCTCTTCTTGAGGATGGAATCAAGCTGCTTGTATATGCTGGAGAATATGATCTCATCTGCAACTGGCTTG GTAATTCAAGATGGGTTCATGCCATGGAGTGGTCTGGTCAGAAAGAGTTTGTGGCATCTCCTGAAGTTGCTTTCACAGTTGATGGTTCAGAAGCTGGGGTACTCAGGAGCTATGGGTCTCTTGCTTTCCTTAAg GTCCATGATGCAGGTCACATGGTTCCCATGGACCAGCCAAAGGCTGCATTAGAGATGCTGGAGAGGTGGATTAAGGGCACACTGTCTGAACCTGCTGCCGATCCGGAAAGATTGGCTGCAGACATGTGA